Proteins from a genomic interval of Chroococcidiopsis thermalis PCC 7203:
- a CDS encoding alpha/beta hydrolase family protein has protein sequence MSFPVIKQIKRELLLAFLALLGTLLISLKPGDSVEATNFSVAPLFQQVSSYETTIGDRGDPADIYFPVSKPKTDTKLLPIALFLQGTFVDKSNYSEFASIVARYGFVVVVPNNLNDVLVPFGFPEGFFSEQEQVNQVLDYMKEENRHPDSPVFKLLDPSKLVLLGHSSGGVVGLNAIQGTCILPYCKSEFTRPKELVGGAFYGSNFNLLGQFEQTPTIENDGIPIVTLAGVLDGLATFDSVKETYNQIQKPPKSFISIIGANHYSITNTNNPVGTVPDRNTPTIDQNVGIETLARWVALFLRANILQDKDAFNYVYRVGDSFDSNVSVINRVH, from the coding sequence ATGAGCTTTCCTGTAATTAAGCAGATTAAAAGAGAATTATTATTAGCATTTTTAGCACTGCTGGGAACACTTCTCATATCTTTGAAACCTGGAGACTCTGTTGAGGCTACCAATTTTAGTGTTGCTCCATTATTTCAACAGGTCAGTAGTTACGAAACAACAATAGGCGATCGCGGCGATCCGGCTGATATATACTTTCCCGTATCTAAGCCTAAAACTGACACTAAATTGTTACCCATAGCTTTATTTTTGCAAGGCACGTTTGTAGATAAATCTAATTATTCGGAGTTTGCTAGTATAGTAGCAAGATACGGATTTGTTGTCGTCGTTCCCAATAACTTAAATGACGTGCTTGTGCCTTTTGGGTTTCCAGAAGGTTTTTTCTCCGAACAGGAACAGGTGAATCAAGTCTTAGACTACATGAAAGAAGAAAATCGTCATCCAGATTCTCCTGTTTTTAAACTACTCGATCCTAGCAAATTAGTATTACTCGGACACTCATCTGGAGGAGTAGTTGGACTCAATGCAATTCAGGGTACTTGTATTTTGCCGTATTGCAAAAGCGAATTTACTCGACCAAAAGAACTTGTAGGTGGGGCATTCTATGGTAGTAACTTCAATCTTTTAGGTCAATTCGAGCAAACGCCGACAATTGAGAATGACGGTATTCCCATAGTTACTTTAGCTGGTGTTTTAGATGGTTTAGCCACGTTCGATTCAGTCAAGGAAACATACAACCAAATTCAAAAACCACCCAAATCTTTTATTAGTATTATTGGTGCTAACCACTACAGCATTACAAATACTAACAATCCTGTAGGCACAGTACCCGATCGCAATACTCCTACCATTGACCAAAATGTAGGAATAGAAACACTTGCCCGTTGGGTCGCTCTTTTCTTACGAGCAAACATCCTTCAAGACAAAGATGCTTTTAACTATGTTTATCGAGTAGGTGACTCCTTCGATTCAAATGTCAGTGTAATTAACCGAGTACACTAG
- a CDS encoding non-ribosomal peptide synthetase: MSMGGLSAEQRQLLMYLLEEEDIQSQQRSLPSLRADLEGRYQPFPLTDIQQAYLIGRNDTFEIGNVSCQGYTEFESDNLDLERYNLALQRLIERHDMLRAIVHPHGQQQILASVPAYQIPVVDLRGQSSEKVAAQLEAIRQRMSHQVLPTDRCPLFEICASRLDDRRTRIHFSIDALIADQWSLQILFQELDALYQNPDAALSPIEISFRDYVLTELSLQTEEFYQRAKEYWLNRIPTLPPAPDLPLAQNPALLTKPKFQRMSATLSPPQWMQLKNRAKKAGITPSGILLTAFVDILKFWGKTSKFTLNLTLFNRLPLHPQVNQLVGDFTSMTLLEVKESAPATFAERARSLQEQLWADLEYRHFSGVRVLRELSRSQGGKTKAIAPIVFTSTLTLDNLSQDNTAIANQTGETVYGITQTPQVWLDHQVFEQAGTLVFNWDVVAELFPPGLLDDMFSAYCHLLQRLADEEEAWHQTTSLVPVDLAQRQAINSTTAPIPAGLLHTLFARQVEARSHQLAVVTPNRTFTYAELFHLTNQLGRRLRQLGARPNQLVAVVMEKGWEQVVAVLGILTAGAAYLPIDPSLPQERQWYLLEQGEVRIILTQSQWDSALEFPEGTIRLCVDTQELAGESDRPLEPLQQQTDLAYVIYTSGSTGTPKGVAIDHRGAINTIVDINQRFNVRSQDRVLALSSLSFDLSVYDIFGTLAAGGTIVIPEASATKDPSRWAEIILQEQVTVWNSVPALMQMLVDYAAVRAEVNLTSVRLVLLSGDWIPLGLPDRIMAASEKAQVISLGGATEASIWSILYPIQQVNPAWKSIPYGCPMTNQQFHILDRNLEPVPVWVPGQLYIGGVGLAKGYWRDREKTANNFIIHPITKERLYRTGDLGYYLPDGNICFIGREDFQVKIQGYRIELGEIETALELHPAVAHAVVAAVSEQQSHKRLVAYVVPGEQPAPTDEELRQFLSQKLPAYMMPSSFVLLNTLPLTPNGKVDRQSLPIPGEIVELEKGFVPPRTSIEKTLAQIWSKLLHLEQVGIYDNFFNLGGDSIVGIQAIAQADRAGIQLTPRQLFASPTIAELAAVADLTPAIPASQQPVTGLVPLAPIQLWLLEQNLPNPHHWNLSLLLQQQKLDASLLETACQHLLCHHDALRLRCVEKSGWQQYNQALGETVAFERIDLSQLPENERSPAIEAAAAKLQTTLNMSSGPLIRFALFDLGSQHGDRMAIAAHHLGIDGVSLRILIEDLQTAYQQLSQGEAIQLPPKTTSYQQWTRKLTEYAQSAQMQQELDYWLKALMRQSDRLPVDYSLGKNTESSTRVVSGFLDVKDSQALLRELPITYGVQIQEVLLSALLHVISQWTGKNSILLDLMAHGREDILADVDLSRTVGWFTTIYPVFFQLGNAHSPEQALQPVKQQLRQVPNRGIGYSLLRYLALEPNISEQLRTLPEAEIAFNYIGQTNQHFSDTSLFQLAPESTGSNFDPQGIRKHLLAVVAKIGSGKLQFEWIYSENFYQRATIENLSEKFVDTLRSLVLTRKEFTHES; encoded by the coding sequence ATGAGCATGGGTGGACTTTCTGCCGAGCAGCGCCAGTTGCTAATGTATTTGCTGGAGGAAGAAGACATTCAATCCCAGCAGCGATCGCTGCCATCTCTCAGAGCCGATCTAGAAGGACGGTATCAACCCTTCCCATTAACCGACATTCAACAAGCCTACCTGATCGGTCGCAATGATACTTTTGAAATTGGTAATGTGTCGTGCCAAGGTTATACGGAATTTGAAAGCGACAATTTAGATTTAGAACGGTATAACTTAGCCTTGCAGCGATTAATCGAGCGTCACGATATGCTGCGGGCGATCGTACATCCTCACGGACAGCAACAAATTTTAGCATCCGTACCTGCTTATCAAATTCCAGTTGTAGATTTGCGCGGACAAAGCTCAGAGAAGGTGGCTGCTCAGTTAGAGGCAATTCGGCAGCGGATGTCTCATCAAGTCCTACCAACCGATCGCTGTCCTTTGTTTGAAATTTGCGCTTCGCGGTTAGACGATCGGCGCACCAGAATTCACTTTAGTATCGATGCCTTAATTGCCGACCAGTGGAGTTTGCAAATCCTGTTTCAGGAACTCGACGCTCTTTATCAAAATCCCGATGCTGCCCTCTCTCCCATAGAAATATCATTCCGAGACTACGTTCTAACAGAATTATCGCTACAAACAGAAGAATTTTACCAACGGGCGAAAGAATATTGGCTCAATCGCATCCCCACGCTGCCACCAGCACCAGATTTACCCTTGGCACAAAATCCAGCTCTGCTGACAAAACCTAAATTTCAGCGGATGAGTGCTACATTATCGCCTCCGCAATGGATGCAACTGAAAAATCGAGCAAAAAAGGCTGGGATTACCCCTTCTGGAATTTTACTCACTGCTTTTGTCGATATTCTCAAATTTTGGGGCAAAACCTCTAAATTTACGCTTAATTTAACCTTATTCAACCGTCTGCCTTTACATCCCCAGGTAAATCAACTGGTCGGAGATTTTACCTCGATGACGTTGCTGGAAGTTAAAGAATCAGCCCCAGCAACATTTGCAGAACGAGCAAGAAGTTTACAGGAACAGTTATGGGCAGATCTGGAGTATCGGCACTTTAGTGGCGTGCGCGTCTTGCGGGAATTATCGCGATCGCAAGGAGGCAAGACAAAAGCGATCGCGCCGATTGTATTCACCAGTACTCTAACTCTAGACAATTTAAGTCAAGACAACACGGCGATCGCAAATCAGACTGGGGAAACTGTCTACGGTATTACTCAGACACCGCAGGTATGGCTAGATCATCAGGTGTTTGAACAGGCAGGCACTTTAGTTTTCAATTGGGATGTGGTTGCAGAACTTTTTCCTCCAGGGCTGCTGGATGATATGTTCAGTGCCTATTGTCATCTCCTCCAGCGCCTAGCTGATGAAGAAGAGGCATGGCATCAAACAACAAGCCTCGTACCAGTAGATTTGGCGCAACGGCAAGCAATCAACTCCACCACCGCACCAATACCAGCAGGGCTGCTCCACACGCTGTTTGCTCGGCAGGTAGAAGCGCGATCGCATCAACTTGCTGTAGTGACACCCAACCGTACCTTTACTTATGCAGAATTATTTCATCTTACCAATCAACTAGGACGCAGGTTGAGACAATTGGGCGCTCGCCCCAACCAATTAGTAGCTGTCGTGATGGAAAAAGGTTGGGAGCAGGTCGTTGCCGTTTTAGGCATCCTTACAGCCGGAGCCGCCTATTTACCAATCGATCCATCTCTGCCTCAAGAGCGCCAGTGGTATTTGCTAGAGCAAGGAGAGGTACGGATAATACTAACTCAGTCACAGTGGGATTCAGCATTAGAATTTCCAGAAGGTACGATCCGATTGTGCGTTGACACCCAAGAGCTAGCAGGTGAAAGCGATCGCCCCCTAGAACCATTACAGCAACAGACAGATCTCGCCTACGTCATTTATACTTCTGGCTCTACTGGCACGCCCAAAGGAGTCGCGATCGATCATCGTGGTGCTATCAACACGATTGTTGATATTAATCAACGTTTTAATGTGCGATCGCAAGATCGGGTGCTAGCTCTCTCCTCCCTGAGTTTCGACCTGTCCGTTTACGATATTTTTGGCACTCTTGCCGCTGGGGGAACTATAGTTATCCCTGAAGCTTCGGCTACCAAAGACCCATCACGCTGGGCAGAAATAATTTTGCAAGAGCAGGTTACTGTTTGGAATTCCGTACCTGCCTTGATGCAAATGCTGGTAGACTATGCTGCCGTTCGTGCTGAAGTCAATCTTACCTCTGTGCGATTGGTATTGCTCAGTGGCGATTGGATTCCGCTCGGTTTGCCCGATCGCATCATGGCTGCGAGCGAAAAAGCGCAAGTCATTAGCTTGGGTGGTGCAACTGAAGCCTCGATCTGGTCTATTCTCTACCCAATTCAACAGGTAAACCCAGCTTGGAAGAGTATTCCATATGGGTGTCCCATGACCAACCAACAGTTTCACATACTCGATCGCAATCTAGAGCCAGTCCCCGTATGGGTTCCAGGGCAACTGTATATCGGTGGTGTCGGACTCGCTAAAGGTTACTGGCGCGATCGAGAAAAAACTGCCAATAATTTTATCATTCATCCGATAACAAAAGAGCGACTTTACCGCACTGGCGACCTCGGTTATTATTTACCAGATGGCAACATTTGCTTTATCGGTCGGGAAGACTTTCAGGTTAAAATTCAAGGCTATCGTATCGAGCTAGGAGAAATTGAGACAGCACTAGAGTTGCATCCAGCAGTTGCTCATGCTGTAGTTGCAGCCGTTAGCGAACAACAAAGTCATAAACGATTGGTGGCGTATGTCGTTCCAGGCGAACAGCCAGCCCCCACTGACGAGGAACTGCGGCAATTTTTGAGCCAAAAGCTGCCAGCTTACATGATGCCATCCAGCTTTGTCCTGCTGAATACTTTGCCTCTGACTCCAAATGGCAAGGTAGATCGGCAATCGCTGCCAATACCTGGGGAAATCGTAGAATTGGAAAAAGGTTTCGTCCCACCTCGTACCTCTATTGAAAAAACACTGGCACAGATTTGGTCAAAGCTGCTTCATCTTGAGCAAGTTGGTATTTACGACAATTTCTTTAATTTGGGTGGTGATTCAATTGTTGGCATTCAGGCGATCGCCCAAGCCGATCGAGCCGGAATTCAACTGACTCCCAGACAATTATTTGCCTCTCCTACAATTGCCGAACTAGCAGCTGTAGCCGATCTGACTCCAGCTATTCCAGCCTCACAGCAACCTGTAACCGGATTAGTTCCGCTGGCTCCAATCCAACTATGGTTACTAGAACAAAATCTACCCAATCCCCATCACTGGAATCTAAGTTTGTTGTTGCAGCAACAGAAATTAGATGCCTCACTGCTGGAAACTGCCTGCCAGCATCTTTTGTGTCATCACGATGCTCTGCGCCTTCGTTGTGTCGAGAAATCGGGTTGGCAGCAGTACAACCAGGCTCTAGGAGAAACTGTAGCTTTTGAGCGCATTGACTTATCACAGCTCCCAGAGAACGAGCGATCGCCTGCCATTGAAGCTGCTGCTGCCAAGTTACAGACAACGCTGAATATGTCGTCAGGACCGCTAATTCGGTTCGCACTCTTCGATCTCGGTTCCCAGCATGGCGATCGCATGGCGATCGCTGCCCACCATTTGGGAATTGACGGAGTTTCTCTGCGAATTTTAATTGAAGATCTGCAAACGGCTTATCAACAGCTCAGTCAGGGTGAGGCTATTCAGTTGCCACCAAAGACAACCTCTTACCAACAATGGACGAGAAAACTGACAGAGTATGCTCAGTCAGCTCAAATGCAGCAGGAACTTGATTATTGGCTAAAAGCTCTGATGAGGCAGAGCGATCGCTTACCTGTGGATTATTCTCTTGGCAAGAATACAGAATCTTCCACCCGCGTTGTTTCTGGGTTTCTCGACGTTAAAGACAGTCAGGCTTTACTACGGGAATTACCGATAACTTATGGCGTTCAAATTCAAGAAGTCTTGTTGAGTGCTTTACTGCACGTCATCAGTCAGTGGACGGGAAAAAATTCGATTTTGTTAGACTTGATGGCTCACGGACGAGAAGACATCCTGGCAGATGTAGACTTGTCTCGCACAGTGGGATGGTTTACTACTATTTACCCTGTCTTTTTCCAGCTAGGTAATGCTCATTCTCCAGAGCAAGCATTGCAACCAGTCAAGCAGCAGTTACGTCAAGTTCCAAATCGCGGCATTGGCTACAGTTTACTCCGCTATTTGGCTTTAGAACCAAACATCAGCGAACAACTTAGAACTCTACCTGAAGCAGAAATTGCCTTTAACTACATCGGTCAAACAAACCAGCATTTTTCCGATACGTCTCTGTTTCAACTTGCTCCAGAATCTACTGGCTCGAATTTTGACCCGCAAGGAATTCGCAAGCATTTACTGGCTGTTGTTGCCAAAATTGGCTCGGGCAAGCTTCAGTTTGAGTGGATCTACAGTGAAAATTTCTACCAACGCGCCACAATTGAAAACCTGTCTGAGAAATTTGTCGATACATTGCGATCGCTAGTCTTAACTAGGAAGGAATTCACGCATGAATCTTGA
- a CDS encoding DUF6796 family protein: MNLENRNILRLSGIVGIVASVLLCIGADLMFYSPNIEPGFSNLVNSLTSPFSVPHWRLVLGHYLVVLSFPIAIYSVLHIYLALKPSGQLGTLLLIAVEIATGTIGTVYNGTIPFFGTAVRVKNTLPESMQSYLIQMLSEFQDLQIGLQFVFLSGLALWSIIFVVLVLGGETLYPRWMALFNPILIGISLVLVLSLLPQTIAEYLAPVFFFGSNLIFYTISTVTVWNKEEKAIPNLAKTKRSFV; the protein is encoded by the coding sequence ATGAATCTTGAAAATCGTAACATATTGAGATTATCTGGCATTGTTGGGATTGTTGCATCAGTTCTCCTATGTATTGGCGCGGATTTAATGTTCTACAGCCCAAACATTGAACCTGGATTTTCTAATTTAGTCAACAGTTTAACCAGTCCATTTTCTGTTCCGCATTGGCGACTCGTACTCGGTCACTACTTAGTGGTTTTGAGCTTCCCAATTGCTATATATTCTGTATTGCACATTTACCTTGCTCTCAAACCGAGCGGACAACTGGGTACTCTACTTCTGATCGCCGTTGAAATTGCTACTGGAACTATCGGCACAGTCTATAACGGCACTATACCTTTTTTTGGCACTGCCGTGCGAGTAAAAAATACTTTGCCAGAATCAATGCAATCCTATTTAATTCAAATGTTGTCTGAGTTTCAAGATCTTCAAATTGGGTTGCAGTTTGTTTTTTTGAGCGGATTAGCACTGTGGTCGATAATTTTTGTGGTTTTAGTATTAGGTGGAGAAACTCTTTATCCTCGCTGGATGGCACTTTTCAATCCAATTCTCATTGGGATTTCTTTAGTATTAGTTTTATCACTGCTGCCACAAACTATTGCCGAATATTTAGCACCAGTGTTTTTCTTCGGTTCTAATTTGATTTTCTACACGATATCAACTGTTACGGTCTGGAACAAGGAGGAAAAAGCAATACCCAATTTAGCAAAGACAAAACGTTCCTTTGTTTAG
- a CDS encoding phthiocerol/phthiodiolone dimycocerosyl transferase family protein — protein sequence MNNNRKLGATEQAMEIMNRYDKYFIVTASRIKGNLNEETLKQALDCLQNRHPRLKSRIIGSAELLHFETEGTPEIPLRVAIASHPEQWQEVLEEELNEKLDSSKGLVRAVLVRIASQNDISYLIVTVHHAIALASTVVRLHSEILTYYQKISAGEKDLSIVSLPALSSIEELLPSSAKGVRGAIANGLFVLRTFLKSLLHRPISLGFDRSNFTNSERYNRFVRRQLDKNCTQKLRARCKQEKTTVQGALCAAMLLATTRIISVEKETVEIICHSSIDIRRFLDPVINDENATVAFSYATGFFNVSKNLSFWQLARQVKSQLDISLMNRHELFSKVMTYKLMTDMSLANPKIVPDSVAVTNIGSIDIAKMYGSLELEEIGFFPVQSIVNNNFTVAATTFTDKMFLNFMFSEPLIERDKIEKLAENMLFYLVNC from the coding sequence GTGAATAATAACAGAAAACTCGGTGCGACAGAGCAAGCAATGGAAATCATGAATCGCTATGATAAGTACTTCATAGTGACGGCAAGCCGCATTAAAGGAAACCTCAATGAAGAAACTTTGAAACAGGCTCTAGACTGTTTGCAAAATCGCCATCCTCGGCTAAAGTCACGAATTATTGGCTCGGCGGAACTACTTCATTTTGAAACTGAAGGTACGCCCGAAATTCCTTTACGGGTTGCGATCGCATCTCATCCCGAACAGTGGCAAGAAGTCCTTGAGGAAGAGTTAAACGAAAAACTAGATAGTAGTAAAGGACTAGTACGAGCAGTACTCGTTCGGATTGCTAGCCAGAACGATATTAGTTACTTAATCGTTACAGTTCATCATGCGATCGCTCTTGCTTCAACAGTTGTTAGACTACACTCAGAAATACTAACTTATTATCAAAAAATTAGTGCGGGTGAGAAAGATTTGTCAATCGTGAGTTTACCTGCACTTTCATCGATTGAAGAACTACTACCTAGTTCTGCTAAAGGAGTGAGAGGTGCGATCGCAAATGGATTATTTGTATTGCGTACTTTTCTGAAATCTCTTTTGCATCGACCAATATCTTTAGGATTCGATCGGTCTAATTTTACTAATTCAGAGCGTTACAATCGATTTGTTCGCAGACAGCTTGACAAGAATTGTACCCAAAAACTTAGAGCGCGTTGCAAGCAAGAAAAAACAACTGTGCAAGGTGCTTTATGCGCTGCCATGCTACTAGCAACTACAAGAATAATTAGTGTAGAGAAAGAAACAGTAGAAATTATCTGTCATTCATCCATAGACATCAGAAGATTTTTAGACCCAGTTATTAATGATGAAAATGCGACCGTGGCGTTTTCTTATGCCACGGGATTTTTTAATGTAAGTAAGAATTTATCTTTTTGGCAGCTAGCTCGGCAAGTGAAAAGCCAGCTTGATATTAGTTTAATGAATCGCCACGAACTTTTTAGCAAAGTCATGACATATAAGTTAATGACCGATATGAGTTTGGCGAATCCTAAAATAGTACCTGATAGTGTTGCTGTGACAAATATTGGTAGTATCGATATAGCAAAGATGTACGGTTCATTGGAGCTAGAAGAAATCGGCTTTTTTCCAGTTCAGTCTATTGTCAATAATAATTTCACTGTTGCCGCAACCACCTTCACTGACAAAATGTTTTTGAATTTTATGTTTTCAGAACCTTTAATAGAGCGAGACAAAATAGAAAAACTGGCAGAAAATATGTTATTTTATCTCGTTAATTGCTAA
- a CDS encoding thioesterase II family protein produces MAVSITNTPWIEYYQPNPQAKLRLFCFPYAGGSATVFRTWNRDLPSFVEVCPIQLPGRGSRLRETPFTQISPLVQTLGNALFPYLDKPYVFFGHSLGALIGFELARYFRRNISSSPIHLFVSGRQAPHIPDPLPRHALPEQEFLQEIKCLNGTPKEVLENTEMMQLLIPLLRADLVLDEAYVYTSEPRLECPITVFGGLEDPETNSEQLEAWREHTNTAFSIEMFPGNHFFINTAQPLLLQAIAQVL; encoded by the coding sequence ATGGCGGTGTCAATCACAAATACTCCTTGGATTGAATATTATCAGCCCAATCCTCAAGCAAAGTTACGTTTATTCTGCTTTCCTTACGCAGGTGGTAGTGCTACAGTTTTTCGTACTTGGAATCGTGACTTACCAAGTTTTGTAGAAGTTTGTCCTATTCAACTACCTGGAAGAGGATCGCGCCTGAGGGAAACTCCTTTCACTCAGATTTCTCCTCTAGTCCAGACCCTCGGTAACGCTCTTTTTCCTTATTTAGACAAGCCATATGTCTTTTTTGGTCATAGTTTGGGTGCGCTAATAGGTTTTGAACTAGCTAGATATTTTCGCCGTAATATCAGTAGCAGTCCCATCCATTTGTTCGTGTCTGGTCGCCAAGCACCTCATATTCCCGATCCGTTGCCTAGACACGCTTTACCAGAACAAGAGTTTTTGCAGGAAATAAAATGTCTTAACGGTACGCCTAAAGAAGTGTTGGAAAATACGGAAATGATGCAACTGTTAATTCCCCTCCTGCGGGCAGATTTGGTGCTTGACGAAGCCTATGTTTACACTTCTGAACCTAGATTAGAATGTCCGATTACTGTTTTTGGAGGTTTAGAAGATCCCGAAACAAACTCCGAACAACTAGAAGCATGGCGCGAACATACTAATACTGCTTTTTCAATCGAAATGTTTCCAGGCAACCACTTTTTTATTAATACTGCACAGCCACTGTTACTGCAAGCGATCGCCCAAGTATTATAG